A part of Aegilops tauschii subsp. strangulata cultivar AL8/78 chromosome 2, Aet v6.0, whole genome shotgun sequence genomic DNA contains:
- the LOC109744469 gene encoding uncharacterized protein, producing MASVRRPCAVVLLACAAAFLVTVGAQPMDNPILSDPNVVPVYMSPGAQPTVVSCYNQSSPSQAPECMIPVRRCPAGCRDLCYVHCPSCKLVCMCELAGTECYDPRFVGGDGNKFLFHGRRDADFCLLSDANLHINAHFIGKRNAQAAPARDFTWVQALGIRFGGHRLYLGVKRTVTWDNAVDRLAITFDGMPVELDAAPAASWSPASAPALSVLRIGAANGVVVRLDGRFRIVANAVPVTEEDSRVHDYGLTADDSLAHLNVAFKFNSISADVHGVLGQTYRPDYVSAGVDMGAKIPVMGGAGKYQVSDIFGTDCEVARFGGEDVVRVGAVDMIDEPADTMCGSGKGSAGLVCKK from the exons ATGGCGTCCGTCCGGCGCCCGTGCGCGGTGGTGCTGCTCGCCTGCGCCGCCGCATTCCTCGTCACGGTCGGTGCCCAGCCTATGGACAACCCCATTCTTTCGGACCCCAACGTGGTACCCGTCTACATGAGCCCCGGCGCGCAGCCCACTGTGGTGAGCTGCTACAACCAGAGCAGCCCGTCGCAGGCCCCAGAGTGCATGATCCCGGTGCGCCGGTGCCCCGCCGGCTGCCGCGACCTCTGCTACGTGCACTGCCCCAGCTGCAAGCTCGTCTGCA TGTGTGAACTGGCCGGCACGGAGTGCTACGACCCGCGCTTCGTGGGCGGCGACGGCAACAAGTTCCTCTTCCACGGCCGCAGGGACGCCGACTTCTGCCTGCTCTCCGACGCCAACCTGCACATCAACGCGCACTTCATCGGCAAGcgcaacgcgcaggcggcgccggCGCGGGACTTCACATGGGTGCAGGCGCTCGGCATCCGCTTCGGCGGCCACCGCCTCTACCTCGGCGTCAAGAGGACGGTCACCTGGGACAACGCCGTCGACCGCCTCGCCATCACCTTCGACGGCATGCCTGTCGAGCTGGACGCGGCGCCGGCCGCCAGCTGGAGCCCGGCCTCCGCGCCCGCGCTGTCCGTCTTACGCATCGGCGCGGCCAACGGCGTGGTGGTGCGCCTCGACGGCCGGTTCCGCATCGTCGCCAACGCGGTGCCGGTGACCGAGGAGGACTCGAGGGTCCACGACTACGGCCTCACCGCCGACGACAGCCTCGCGCACCTCAACGTCGCGTTCAAGTTCAACTCCATCAGCGCCGACGTGCACGGCGTGCTCGGCCAGACCTACCGCCCGGACTACGTCAGCGCCGGGGTTGACATGGGCGCCAAGATCCCGGTGATGGGGGGTGCCGGAAAGTACCAGGTGTCGGACATCTTCGGGACGGACTGCGAGGTGGCGCGCTTCGGCGGAGAGGACGTCGTCCGCGTCGGGGCGGTGGACATGATCGACGAGCCGGCCGACACCATGTGCGGCAGCGGCAAGGGCAGCGCCGGGCTGGTCTGCAAGAAGTGA